One genomic region from Cellulomonas fengjieae encodes:
- a CDS encoding ArsR/SmtB family transcription factor, translated as MSPHEQTGRPAQSDPERMRALAHPLRLALLDYLDGVGEATATQCARHTGETVANCSFHLRLLARYGFIEPAEPRGRERPWRPTVRGEPFAPDESVPGSLVAVVELAEVAVRQEAEAFISFLHERAGAGADLAGRPLPTAMTKDAFWATPDETEALMRDIGALFEPYIARVTDAAARPAGALLMRWFATSRPDLHTDPAPGPEA; from the coding sequence ATGAGCCCGCACGAGCAGACCGGCCGACCTGCCCAGAGCGATCCCGAGCGCATGCGCGCCCTGGCGCACCCCCTGCGGCTCGCGCTCCTCGACTACCTCGACGGGGTCGGTGAGGCCACGGCCACGCAGTGCGCCAGGCACACGGGTGAGACGGTGGCGAACTGCTCCTTCCACCTGCGCCTGCTGGCCCGCTACGGCTTCATCGAGCCGGCCGAGCCCCGCGGCCGTGAGCGCCCGTGGCGGCCCACCGTGCGGGGGGAGCCCTTCGCCCCCGACGAGTCGGTGCCCGGCTCCCTCGTCGCCGTCGTCGAGCTCGCCGAGGTGGCCGTGCGCCAGGAGGCCGAGGCCTTCATCAGCTTCCTGCACGAGCGCGCCGGGGCCGGGGCGGACCTCGCCGGCCGGCCGCTGCCCACCGCGATGACCAAGGACGCGTTCTGGGCCACCCCCGACGAGACGGAGGCGCTGATGAGGGACATCGGTGCCCTGTTCGAGCCCTACATCGCCAGAGTGACGGACGCGGCCGCCCGGCCCGCCGGAGCCCTGCTCATGCGCTGGTTCGCCACCAGCCGCCCCGATCTGCACACCGATCCCGCACCAGGTCCGGAGGCATGA
- a CDS encoding DinB family protein, producing the protein MENFDWSILTVPTPRAVVRGQLEFSWWELGRRLETVTQAEFVWEPAPGALSVRRRSESTAPRVFGVGEWVVEWPEGPDHPGPRTVAWLVAHLTEVLTERYDWTFGEHRARRSDLTYSGEVGPAVAELTRVADLWRAGIAQMSDDDIFTVGFSQATEIDQQSPFAHLVQHINREIIHHGSEVFTLTDLYRVTGGGRG; encoded by the coding sequence ATGGAGAACTTCGACTGGTCGATCCTGACGGTGCCCACCCCCCGCGCGGTCGTGCGCGGGCAGCTGGAGTTCTCCTGGTGGGAGCTGGGCCGGCGGCTGGAGACGGTGACGCAGGCCGAGTTCGTCTGGGAGCCCGCGCCGGGTGCCCTCAGCGTGCGGCGCCGGTCGGAGTCGACGGCACCCCGCGTGTTCGGTGTCGGCGAGTGGGTGGTCGAGTGGCCCGAGGGCCCCGACCATCCCGGACCGCGCACGGTCGCGTGGCTGGTGGCGCACCTGACCGAGGTGCTCACCGAGCGCTACGACTGGACGTTCGGGGAGCACCGGGCGCGTCGGTCCGACCTGACCTACTCGGGCGAGGTCGGCCCGGCCGTCGCCGAGCTGACCCGGGTCGCCGACCTCTGGCGCGCCGGGATCGCGCAGATGTCCGACGACGACATCTTCACCGTCGGGTTCAGCCAGGCCACGGAGATCGACCAGCAGTCGCCCTTCGCCCACCTGGTCCAGCACATCAACCGCGAGATCATCCACCACGGGTCCGAGGTGTTCACGCTGACCGACCTGTACCGCGTCACCGGGGGCGGTCGTGGCTGA
- a CDS encoding aldo/keto reductase, whose amino-acid sequence MKQPPHAPGQPGWIRELGGTGLQVSAVCLGGGPLGSMPELFGREVSADDGVATVLATLDSPIRFIDTSNGYSDGESERRIGAALVEAGGVPEGVVIATKVDPAGRDYSGDRVRASVAESRERLGLDHLPLVHLHDPESFDFAEMSAPGGPVEALVQLRDAGEIGAIGLAGGRVQEIAKYLDLGVFDVLLVHNRWTLVDRSAGPVIEEAVRQGLGILNAAVYGGGILAFQSGGPTSYGYRPAPPETLAAVAEMRRVCADFRTELGTAALQFSLRDPRIASTIVGMSRPGRVARTLDLASAPLPDALWAALEALVPPAHTWLDAS is encoded by the coding sequence ATGAAGCAGCCCCCCCACGCACCCGGTCAGCCCGGATGGATCCGCGAGCTCGGCGGGACAGGCCTGCAGGTGTCGGCCGTCTGCCTGGGCGGCGGGCCGCTCGGCAGCATGCCCGAGCTCTTCGGGCGCGAGGTCTCCGCCGACGACGGCGTCGCGACCGTCCTGGCCACGCTGGACAGCCCCATCCGGTTCATCGACACCTCGAATGGCTACTCGGACGGCGAGAGCGAGCGCCGGATCGGGGCCGCGCTGGTCGAGGCGGGCGGCGTGCCCGAGGGCGTCGTCATCGCCACCAAGGTCGACCCGGCGGGCCGCGACTACTCGGGAGACCGGGTGCGCGCCTCCGTGGCGGAGAGCCGCGAGCGCCTCGGCCTCGACCACCTCCCCCTGGTCCACCTGCACGACCCCGAGTCGTTCGACTTCGCCGAGATGTCCGCCCCGGGAGGGCCGGTCGAGGCGCTGGTGCAGCTGCGCGACGCAGGCGAGATCGGTGCGATCGGGCTGGCCGGCGGTCGGGTGCAGGAGATCGCGAAGTACCTCGACCTGGGCGTGTTCGACGTCCTGCTGGTGCACAACCGCTGGACGCTCGTGGACCGCAGCGCCGGGCCCGTGATCGAGGAGGCCGTCCGGCAGGGCCTGGGGATCCTCAATGCCGCGGTCTACGGCGGCGGCATCCTGGCCTTCCAGTCCGGCGGGCCGACGAGCTACGGCTACCGGCCGGCGCCGCCCGAGACGCTCGCGGCCGTCGCGGAGATGCGGCGGGTGTGCGCCGACTTCCGCACCGAGCTGGGCACCGCGGCGCTGCAGTTCTCCCTGCGGGACCCCCGCATCGCGTCCACCATCGTCGGCATGAGCCGGCCGGGGCGCGTCGCCCGCACCCTCGACCTGGCCTCCGCACCGCTGCCGGACGCCCTGTGGGCCGCGCTCGAGGCCCTGGTCCCGCCGGCGCACACCTGGCTGGACGCCTCATGA
- a CDS encoding NAD-dependent epimerase/dehydratase family protein, translating to MTRVVVTGGSGKLGRAVVDHLAAHGYDVVNVDTALPPAGQPAVFTRVDLTDLGQVTEALTGIDDRYDGVDAVVHLAAIPAPGLRPSGATFANNVVATHHVFSAARWAGIKNVVWASSETVLGLPFETPPPYVPVDEEYAVRPESTYSLGKAVEEEMARHFTRWDPELKLIGLRFSNVMDVADYAAFPGFAAEPRSRSWNLWGYIDARDGALAVRLALESDLRGFEAFIVASPDTVLERPSAELVAEYFPDVPVTRHLEGRETLLSIDKARRLLGYDPRHTWRDEV from the coding sequence ATGACCCGCGTCGTGGTGACCGGCGGCAGCGGCAAGCTCGGACGAGCGGTCGTCGACCACCTGGCGGCGCACGGGTACGACGTGGTCAACGTCGACACCGCCCTGCCACCGGCCGGTCAGCCGGCGGTGTTCACGCGCGTCGACCTGACGGACCTGGGCCAGGTGACCGAGGCGCTGACCGGCATCGACGACCGGTACGACGGCGTCGACGCGGTCGTCCACCTCGCGGCGATCCCGGCCCCGGGGCTGCGGCCGAGCGGCGCGACGTTCGCCAACAACGTCGTCGCCACCCACCACGTCTTCAGCGCGGCGCGCTGGGCGGGCATCAAGAACGTCGTCTGGGCGTCCAGCGAGACGGTCCTCGGGCTGCCGTTCGAGACGCCACCGCCCTACGTGCCGGTCGACGAGGAGTACGCCGTCCGCCCGGAGAGCACGTACTCGCTGGGCAAGGCGGTCGAGGAGGAGATGGCGCGGCACTTCACGCGGTGGGACCCCGAGCTCAAGCTCATCGGCCTGCGGTTCTCCAACGTCATGGACGTCGCCGACTACGCCGCCTTCCCCGGGTTCGCGGCCGAGCCCCGCAGCCGGAGCTGGAACCTGTGGGGCTACATCGACGCCCGCGACGGCGCCCTCGCGGTCCGGCTCGCGCTCGAGAGCGACCTCAGGGGGTTCGAGGCCTTCATCGTCGCGTCGCCGGACACCGTCCTGGAACGGCCGTCGGCGGAGCTCGTCGCCGAGTACTTCCCCGACGTCCCGGTGACCCGGCACCTCGAGGGCCGCGAGACGCTGCTGTCCATCGACAAGGCCCGGCGCCTGCTCGGCTACGACCCGCGGCACACCTGGCGCGACGAGGTCTGA
- a CDS encoding CsbD family protein, with product MGLDDKISNAADEAKGKAKEAAGKASDDERLESEGKKDQASANVKQAGENIKDAFK from the coding sequence GTGGGTCTCGACGACAAGATCAGCAACGCCGCGGACGAAGCCAAGGGCAAGGCCAAGGAAGCGGCCGGCAAGGCTTCGGACGACGAGCGCCTCGAGTCTGAGGGCAAGAAGGACCAGGCCAGCGCGAACGTGAAGCAGGCCGGCGAGAACATCAAGGACGCCTTCAAGTGA
- a CDS encoding sigma-70 family RNA polymerase sigma factor, giving the protein MPAWHRVLDEVLHDRRSALVGYAALFTLDRRDAEDLVHDAIVRTFAKPRALTDVYTAEGYVRSVIRTMFIDSARRTASWRTKVHLLADTGHARSPEHATAAALDVRAALAGLTPRERAVAVLRYFDDLTVPEVAHELGLSTGAVKRYLFDATAKLRTALGPDVLPHDPDAAVESGSHL; this is encoded by the coding sequence GTGCCAGCCTGGCACCGGGTTCTGGACGAGGTGCTGCACGATCGGCGCTCGGCCCTGGTCGGCTATGCCGCCCTGTTCACGCTCGACCGGCGCGACGCCGAGGACCTCGTGCACGACGCGATCGTCCGGACCTTTGCCAAGCCCCGTGCGTTGACGGACGTCTACACCGCCGAGGGCTACGTGCGCAGCGTGATCCGCACGATGTTCATCGACTCGGCACGCCGCACGGCGTCCTGGCGGACCAAGGTCCACCTGCTGGCGGACACCGGGCATGCCCGGTCCCCGGAGCACGCCACCGCGGCGGCGCTCGACGTGCGCGCGGCCCTCGCGGGGTTGACCCCTCGCGAGCGCGCCGTCGCGGTCCTGCGCTACTTCGACGACCTGACGGTCCCGGAGGTCGCCCACGAGCTGGGCCTGAGCACCGGGGCGGTCAAGCGCTACCTGTTCGACGCGACGGCCAAGCTGCGCACCGCGCTCGGCCCGGACGTCCTGCCCCACGACCCCGACGCGGCCGTCGAATCCGGGAGCCACCTATGA
- a CDS encoding lysylphosphatidylglycerol synthase transmembrane domain-containing protein yields the protein MPATPASHAADGAAAADAVLPDPVLGTPGSSPSTEGITIEDIPTVRVHHPSDLLGTVLSLLGVVLVLMLATYAHNTTSGVAEDVQGFATFLQQILFVPVSLLEGFVILAVPVAVITELAFRRLGRQLLEGMAAALAALVLNEVARWAIETFGSAELMIGMSIRSDGRWVVTLPAYVALLVGLLTVVGPRGRRRTVTWSWNLIWFAAGVLLITAGVSLPGLIVSLLIGRVAGLGIRYLSGVQSERAYGSSLVNGVRRAGFEPVRLSRVADTTTDEVDPQRAARLDGDAAARALTRSTDHRVYELTTADGENLDLVVIDGDRQVVGMLTRLWRSLRLRGIEGRSVVSLRQAAERTALLSYAARAAGVLTPKLLSIAEADDSMLLVQERPGHAVPLSDLDDEELTDELLREIWAQLQLAHDAGIAHRSLTSDVLLVEMVVGRPVVWLTSWEQGDVASTELARRMDVTQLVAMLALRVGATRALDSAAAVVPPEHVAAIGPLLQMIALPRQTRDEMRANKKVLAELRSALVARLPEADVEPQQLVRFGARTVLTIVVPIVAIVFVITSVNVNQITSALATGDWRWTVVSFLLGLLTLLGAALAFVAFSPVKLPVWRATLVQTAATFVGLAAPAGIGPAALNLRMLTKRGVSTTLAAATVALVQVSQFVVTLGLLLVLTIVSGNNESSLPVSPAVLLVIGIAAALVASTLLVPKVRQWVLTKTMPMLRQTWPRLIEVLGQPWRLALAVGGNLLMTLGFIFAFDASLAAFGQDATLIQVALVYLAGNTAGALIPTPGGMGTIELALAGTLTSITGINPGIATSIAVLFRVATYWLRIPIGWAAMRYLQKSGEL from the coding sequence ATGCCCGCGACGCCTGCCAGTCACGCGGCGGACGGCGCCGCGGCTGCCGACGCCGTGCTGCCCGACCCTGTCCTGGGGACACCCGGCTCCTCGCCGAGCACCGAGGGCATCACCATCGAGGACATCCCGACGGTCCGGGTCCACCACCCCAGCGACCTGCTCGGCACCGTGCTGTCCCTGCTCGGGGTCGTGCTGGTGCTCATGCTCGCCACGTACGCGCACAACACCACGAGCGGTGTCGCCGAGGACGTCCAGGGGTTCGCCACCTTCCTCCAGCAGATCCTGTTCGTGCCGGTGTCCCTGCTCGAGGGGTTCGTCATCCTGGCGGTCCCGGTGGCCGTCATCACCGAGCTCGCGTTCCGACGCCTGGGCCGGCAGCTGCTCGAGGGCATGGCCGCCGCGCTCGCCGCGCTGGTCCTGAACGAGGTCGCCCGCTGGGCCATCGAGACGTTCGGGTCCGCCGAGCTGATGATCGGGATGTCCATCCGGTCCGACGGCCGCTGGGTGGTCACCCTCCCCGCGTACGTCGCCCTGCTCGTCGGGCTGCTCACGGTGGTCGGTCCGCGCGGCCGCCGCCGGACCGTCACCTGGTCGTGGAACCTCATCTGGTTCGCCGCCGGCGTGCTGCTCATCACGGCCGGCGTCTCGCTGCCGGGCCTCATCGTCTCCCTGCTGATCGGGCGCGTGGCGGGCCTCGGGATCCGGTACCTGTCCGGCGTGCAGTCGGAGCGCGCGTACGGGTCGAGCCTGGTCAACGGCGTGCGCCGGGCGGGGTTCGAGCCCGTCCGGCTGAGCCGGGTGGCCGACACGACCACCGACGAGGTGGACCCGCAGCGGGCGGCTCGGCTCGACGGCGACGCCGCCGCCCGCGCGCTGACCCGTTCCACCGACCACCGCGTCTACGAGCTCACCACCGCCGACGGCGAGAACCTGGACCTCGTGGTCATCGATGGCGACCGCCAGGTGGTGGGCATGCTCACCCGGCTGTGGCGCTCGCTGCGGCTGCGCGGGATCGAGGGTCGCTCCGTCGTGTCGCTGCGGCAGGCGGCCGAGCGGACCGCGCTCCTGTCCTACGCAGCGCGTGCGGCCGGCGTGCTGACCCCCAAGCTGCTCAGCATCGCCGAGGCGGACGACTCGATGCTGCTGGTCCAGGAGCGCCCGGGCCACGCGGTCCCGCTGAGCGACCTCGACGACGAGGAGCTGACCGACGAGCTCCTGCGGGAGATCTGGGCGCAGCTCCAGCTCGCGCACGACGCGGGCATCGCGCACCGGTCGCTGACCAGCGACGTGCTGCTGGTGGAGATGGTCGTCGGGCGACCCGTCGTCTGGCTGACCAGCTGGGAGCAGGGCGACGTGGCGTCGACCGAGCTCGCCCGGCGGATGGACGTGACGCAGCTCGTCGCGATGCTCGCCCTGCGGGTGGGGGCCACACGCGCGCTGGACTCGGCCGCCGCCGTCGTGCCGCCCGAGCACGTGGCCGCGATCGGCCCCCTGCTGCAGATGATCGCGCTGCCGCGGCAGACCCGCGACGAGATGCGCGCGAACAAGAAGGTGCTCGCGGAGCTGCGCTCGGCCCTCGTCGCCCGGCTGCCCGAGGCCGACGTCGAGCCGCAGCAGCTGGTCCGCTTCGGGGCCCGCACCGTGCTCACGATCGTCGTGCCCATCGTCGCCATCGTCTTCGTGATCACCAGCGTCAACGTCAACCAGATCACCTCCGCGCTCGCGACGGGCGACTGGCGCTGGACGGTGGTGTCCTTCCTGCTCGGCCTGCTCACCCTCCTCGGCGCCGCCCTGGCCTTCGTCGCGTTCTCCCCGGTCAAGCTGCCCGTCTGGCGGGCGACCCTGGTGCAGACGGCCGCGACGTTCGTCGGGCTCGCCGCTCCCGCCGGCATCGGGCCGGCCGCCCTGAACCTGCGGATGCTGACCAAGCGCGGGGTGTCCACCACGCTCGCGGCCGCGACGGTCGCCCTCGTCCAGGTCAGCCAGTTCGTCGTGACGCTCGGCCTGCTCCTGGTGCTCACGATCGTGTCGGGGAACAACGAGTCGTCCCTGCCGGTGTCGCCGGCAGTGCTCCTGGTCATCGGCATCGCGGCCGCCCTGGTCGCCTCCACCCTCCTCGTTCCCAAGGTCCGGCAGTGGGTGCTCACCAAGACCATGCCGATGCTGCGCCAGACGTGGCCGCGGCTCATCGAGGTGCTCGGACAGCCGTGGCGGCTGGCGCTCGCCGTCGGCGGGAACCTGCTGATGACCCTCGGGTTCATCTTCGCGTTCGACGCCAGCCTGGCCGCCTTCGGCCAGGACGCCACCCTCATCCAGGTCGCGCTGGTCTACCTGGCGGGGAACACCGCCGGCGCGCTGATCCCGACGCCCGGCGGGATGGGAACCATCGAGCTGGCCCTGGCCGGCACGCTGACCAGCATCACCGGCATCAACCCCGGTATCGCGACGTCGATCGCGGTGCTGTTCCGCGTAGCCACGTACTGGCTGCGCATCCCGATCGGCTGGGCGGCCATGCGGTACCTGCAGAAGTCCGGCGAGCTCTAG
- a CDS encoding 1-acyl-sn-glycerol-3-phosphate acyltransferase: MKRTLARAYWRVSRWELVTQPLPTDGAGIVLGAPHTSNWDFVLMLAIAGENDLTYRWLGKQQLFRGPAGPVMRALGGIPVDRHNPSGLVDELVSRIRSGDRFYLVVTPEGSRSGSGWKSGFYRIARATGLPVTLGYVDRTTMTAGLGPTLEMTGDVRADMDQVRAFYADKAGFAPRRRTEPRLREESADAERSTD, translated from the coding sequence CTGAAGAGAACCCTCGCCCGTGCGTACTGGCGCGTCAGCCGCTGGGAGCTGGTGACCCAACCGCTCCCGACGGACGGCGCGGGAATCGTGCTCGGTGCACCGCACACGTCCAACTGGGACTTCGTGCTGATGCTCGCGATCGCGGGCGAGAACGACCTGACGTACCGGTGGCTCGGCAAGCAGCAGCTCTTCCGCGGCCCGGCCGGCCCCGTCATGCGGGCACTCGGCGGCATCCCGGTCGACCGCCACAACCCGTCGGGGCTCGTCGACGAGCTGGTGTCCCGCATCCGCAGCGGCGACCGGTTCTACCTGGTGGTGACGCCCGAGGGCAGCCGGAGCGGATCGGGCTGGAAGTCGGGGTTCTACCGGATCGCGCGCGCCACGGGCCTGCCCGTCACGCTCGGGTACGTCGACCGCACCACGATGACGGCAGGGCTGGGCCCGACCCTCGAGATGACCGGCGACGTCAGGGCGGACATGGACCAGGTCCGCGCCTTCTACGCCGACAAGGCCGGGTTCGCGCCGCGGCGCCGCACCGAGCCGCGCCTGCGCGAGGAGAGCGCGGACGCGGAGCGGTCAACCGACTGA
- a CDS encoding SRPBCC family protein: MAENHVAHAAVEIPASAGAVWDTLVDPEATWMMGARVTSAYVVGAPITFDGEWDGKPFQDRGEILEVDRPRRLHYTHYSPMSGQPDQPENYHHLTFTFEEHDGATTVTLEQDGNGSAQEAEHATASWEQVLGALRDAVVADAGGGSAS, translated from the coding sequence GTGGCTGAGAACCACGTCGCTCACGCGGCCGTCGAGATCCCGGCGTCGGCGGGGGCCGTCTGGGACACCCTGGTCGATCCCGAGGCCACCTGGATGATGGGCGCCCGGGTCACCAGCGCCTACGTGGTCGGCGCGCCGATCACGTTCGACGGCGAGTGGGACGGCAAGCCGTTCCAGGACCGCGGCGAGATCCTCGAGGTCGACCGCCCGCGGCGCCTGCACTACACGCACTACTCGCCGATGAGCGGGCAGCCGGACCAGCCGGAGAACTACCACCACCTGACGTTCACGTTCGAGGAGCACGACGGCGCGACCACGGTGACGCTCGAGCAGGACGGCAACGGCTCCGCGCAGGAGGCGGAGCACGCGACCGCCAGCTGGGAGCAGGTGCTCGGCGCCCTGAGGGACGCGGTTGTTGCGGATGCGGGGGGCGGGTCGGCGTCGTAG
- a CDS encoding SHOCT domain-containing protein, giving the protein MDSFGQWFLLLIYWFLFFAYLVILFQILSDLFRDRELSGWWKALWIIALVIFPFLTALVYVIARGNGMAERQVKAIQEAKSETDSYIREVAAGKSPAEHIADAKALLDSGAIDADEYAQLKAKALA; this is encoded by the coding sequence ATGGACAGTTTCGGGCAGTGGTTCTTGCTGCTGATCTACTGGTTCCTGTTCTTCGCCTACCTCGTGATCCTCTTCCAGATCCTCAGCGACCTCTTCCGTGACCGCGAGCTCAGCGGCTGGTGGAAAGCTCTCTGGATCATCGCGCTGGTGATCTTCCCGTTCCTCACCGCCCTCGTCTACGTGATCGCGCGTGGCAATGGGATGGCGGAGCGGCAGGTCAAGGCCATCCAGGAGGCCAAGTCGGAGACGGACTCCTACATCCGCGAGGTGGCCGCAGGCAAGTCGCCGGCGGAGCACATCGCGGACGCCAAGGCACTTCTCGATTCCGGTGCGATCGACGCGGACGAGTACGCCCAGCTCAAGGCCAAGGCACTCGCCTGA
- a CDS encoding SpoIIE family protein phosphatase, with protein MYLAPGEVVNLDNCAREPIHIPGSVQPRGVLLAVTEPDLVVRHTSQNVEALLGPAVDDVLGHPLADVLGAEAADAIAQHVRTWGNLRARNPLVVAIGDRHLDVVLHRILSGDSTLLVVEVEPASGPRPFSFPNTYQAVRSAVEQLNGAHDLANLYEITAREVRALTGFDRVMIYRFDDEYNGEVVAEAMRPELNPFLGLKFPASDIPPQARALYEQSWIRLISDVGYTPSPIVPGLDEVTGQPLDLTHSTLRSVSPIHVEYLENMGVAASMSVSLLRQGRLWGLIACHHYAGPHEPPYGVRAAAEFLGSSLSLRLVARVEEDELEARIGASRTLSRLLSAGRDHDRALASALVTGTTVLDLVPAQGAVVSADGVVDCVGDVPADCTALLAWVAEQDEEVVVRDALATQEPALAALVPGVAGLMALRLPEGQAVVWLRHEAVQNVDWGGDPHNKAIATREGDHVRLSPRKSFALWRETVRDRSEPWTPSEVRWAEELRARLLEVLLQRSRLQIRTAETVQRSLLPASLPQVDGWSVHARYEPAAGGRVGGDWYDALALPDGRLAVVVGDVAGHGLSAAAAMGQIRNALRAYLLRGDSPAQTLASLDHVVRWTMPLEMATGVVALVDPATGDVELSAAGHPRPLLLQPGGAAVLLDMPVERPLGAGSGTPPTTRLTLPPGGGLVLYSDGLVDSRQTSLREGLRRLLGQFDHADGRAVDIDTVLRECRDPASVDDVTLLLLRRNH; from the coding sequence ATGTACCTGGCGCCCGGCGAGGTGGTTAACCTCGATAACTGTGCCCGCGAACCGATCCACATCCCGGGGAGCGTGCAGCCGCGCGGCGTCCTGCTGGCCGTGACGGAACCGGACCTGGTGGTGCGGCACACGTCGCAGAACGTCGAGGCCCTGCTCGGGCCGGCGGTCGACGACGTGCTCGGGCACCCGCTGGCGGACGTGCTCGGTGCGGAGGCCGCCGACGCGATCGCGCAGCACGTGCGGACGTGGGGCAACCTGCGCGCTCGCAACCCGCTCGTGGTCGCCATCGGCGACCGTCATCTGGACGTGGTCCTGCACCGCATCCTGAGCGGGGACAGCACGCTCCTCGTCGTCGAGGTCGAACCGGCGTCGGGGCCCCGGCCCTTCTCGTTCCCCAACACCTACCAGGCGGTCCGCAGCGCGGTCGAGCAGCTCAACGGCGCGCACGACCTGGCGAACCTCTACGAGATCACGGCGCGCGAGGTGCGGGCGCTGACCGGGTTCGACCGCGTGATGATCTACCGCTTCGACGACGAGTACAACGGCGAGGTGGTCGCGGAGGCCATGCGTCCGGAGCTCAACCCGTTCCTGGGCCTGAAGTTCCCGGCGAGCGACATCCCGCCGCAGGCCCGCGCGTTGTACGAGCAGAGCTGGATCCGGCTCATCTCGGACGTCGGCTACACCCCGTCGCCGATCGTGCCCGGTCTCGACGAGGTGACCGGCCAGCCGCTGGACCTCACCCACTCGACGCTGCGCAGCGTGTCGCCGATCCACGTGGAGTACCTGGAGAACATGGGCGTCGCCGCGTCGATGTCGGTCTCGCTGCTGCGGCAGGGCCGGCTGTGGGGCCTGATCGCGTGCCATCACTACGCGGGTCCGCACGAGCCGCCGTACGGGGTGCGCGCCGCGGCGGAGTTCCTGGGCTCCAGCCTCTCGCTGCGACTCGTCGCCCGTGTCGAGGAGGACGAGCTGGAGGCGCGCATCGGCGCGTCGCGCACGCTGTCGCGGTTGCTGAGCGCCGGCCGGGACCACGACCGTGCGCTCGCCTCCGCCCTCGTCACCGGCACCACGGTGCTCGACCTGGTCCCGGCGCAGGGCGCCGTGGTCTCCGCCGACGGCGTGGTCGACTGCGTCGGGGACGTCCCGGCCGACTGCACCGCCCTGCTGGCGTGGGTGGCCGAGCAGGACGAGGAGGTGGTCGTGCGCGACGCGCTGGCCACGCAGGAGCCCGCGCTCGCGGCCCTCGTGCCGGGCGTGGCCGGCCTGATGGCCCTGCGGCTGCCCGAGGGTCAGGCCGTGGTGTGGCTCCGGCACGAGGCGGTGCAGAACGTCGACTGGGGCGGCGACCCGCACAACAAGGCCATCGCCACGAGGGAGGGCGACCACGTCCGGCTGAGCCCGCGCAAGTCGTTCGCGCTGTGGCGGGAGACGGTCCGCGACAGGAGCGAGCCGTGGACGCCGAGCGAGGTGCGCTGGGCCGAGGAGCTGCGCGCGCGGCTGCTCGAGGTGCTCCTGCAGCGGTCGCGCCTCCAGATCCGCACGGCGGAGACCGTGCAGCGCAGCCTGCTGCCCGCGTCGCTCCCGCAGGTCGACGGCTGGTCGGTGCACGCCCGGTACGAGCCGGCCGCGGGCGGCCGGGTAGGCGGTGACTGGTACGACGCCCTCGCGCTCCCCGACGGACGGCTCGCCGTCGTCGTGGGCGACGTCGCCGGGCACGGCCTGTCCGCCGCGGCCGCCATGGGGCAGATCCGCAACGCGCTGCGGGCCTACCTGCTGCGCGGGGACTCGCCGGCCCAGACCCTGGCCTCTCTCGACCACGTGGTCCGGTGGACCATGCCGCTGGAGATGGCGACGGGGGTCGTCGCGTTGGTGGACCCGGCCACGGGGGACGTCGAGCTGTCCGCCGCCGGGCACCCGCGGCCCCTCCTCCTGCAGCCCGGCGGGGCAGCGGTGCTGCTCGACATGCCCGTGGAACGCCCGCTCGGCGCCGGCTCCGGGACGCCGCCCACCACCCGGTTGACGCTTCCGCCGGGGGGCGGGCTCGTGCTCTACAGCGACGGGCTGGTCGACTCCCGCCAGACCTCCCTGCGCGAAGGGCTGCGCCGCCTGCTCGGGCAGTTCGACCACGCCGACGGTCGCGCGGTGGACATCGACACCGTGCTGCGCGAGTGCCGGGACCCCGCGTCGGTCGACGACGTCACGCTGCTGCTGCTGCGCAGGAACCACTGA